The following proteins are co-located in the Pyricularia oryzae 70-15 chromosome 1, whole genome shotgun sequence genome:
- a CDS encoding isoflavone reductase, translated as MNQLLAAPAQFEVTALARTESINKQIYKDLAARDALVKPANLQDVGAVATMLSGADVIISLYLPYTVIDVGLWYQVNIPLVPSGRLDDLIVLDDSVIFGGGNTKTGLIDIDDIGRYVARIISDPRTLNKMVAAFGQVTTQNEIHSIVEEVTGETIPRKYRSRKDLEETISATVEKLAQNPIDEALIMQKFILGYACSRGIRDDNNLDTAKYLRYLDAKELSPDVECTSFQDYIRQLVEGKRDAAVTQSALCIQSTLE; from the exons ATGAACCAGCTCCTGGCGGCGCCAGCCCAGTTTGAGGTGACTGCTCTCGCCCGGACCGAATCCATAAACAAGCAAATCTACAAGGACCTTGCTGCACGCGACGCCTTGGTGAAACCGGCCAATCTCCAAGATGTCGGCGCCGTAGCCACCATGCTTTCCGGCGCGGATGTCATCATCTC GTTATATCTGCCATACACCGTCATCGACGTCGGGCTTTGGTATCAAGTCAACATTCCGCTTGTGCCCTCGGGCAGACTAGACGACCTCATCGTGTTGGACGATTCTGTTATTTTCGGCGGCGGGAACACCAAAACGGGCCTGATTGACATTGATGATATCGGCAGGTACGTTGCTCGTATTATTTCCGATCCTCGAACTCTGAACAAGATGGTTGCTGCTTTTGGTCAGGTGACTACGCAAAATGAAATCCACAGCATCGTCGAAGAGGTTACCGGCGAGACCATTCCGAGAAAGTACCGCTCTCGAAAAGACCTCGAGGAAACCATCTCTGCAACGGTTGAAAAGCTCGCGCAAAACCCCATCGATGAGGCTTTGATAATGCAAAAGTTTATCCTGGGATATGCATGCAGTCGAGGGATCCGGGATGACAACAACCTCGACACTGCGAAATATCTCAGGTATCTGGACGCAAAGGAGCTGTCCCCGGATGTTGAATGCACGTCTTTCCAGGATTATATCCGCCAGTTGGTCGAGGGCAAGAGGGACGCAGCGGT TACACAGTCCGCCCTCTGCATCCAGTCCACTTTGGAATGA
- a CDS encoding retinol dehydrogenase 11, which produces MSTSGKKATATALAQKYAPQIANKTVLVTGVSPNSLGATFVTAIAVASPALLILAGRNAAKVEETTKAIQAAAPHVPVRFLNLDLADRESVRKAAGEVLSWQDVPGIDVLVNNACLIGSEYKLIDGFEAHFVVNYLHPFLFTNLLLPKVIAVKGRVVNVASDCHRWHHIRFSDLNFDNGKIYNMWQAYGQSKTANMLFSLALARRLGGRGIVTNSVHPGIIQTNAASHLDPAEILRLIEEVERQCGLANQAFLSYKTVDEGTATHVYAAFEPGLKDHNGAYLLDSHVADPVEDPVAPWGTSEADAEKLWRLSEKLLGEKFEW; this is translated from the exons ATGAGCACTTCCGGTAAAAAAGCCACAGCAACCGCCCTGGCGCAAAAATACGCGCCACAGATCGCGAACAAGACCGTCTTGGTAACCGGCGTCTCACCGAATTCCCTGGGCGCCACCTTTGTGACCGCCATCGCCGTCGCGTCCCCGGCCCTGCTTATTCTTGCTGGCCGCAACGCCGCCAAGGTCGAGGAGACGACAAAGGCTATCCAGGCCGCCGCCCCGCACGTACCGGTCCGCTTTTTAAACCTGGACCTGGCCGACCGCGAGTCGGTGCGCAAGGCCGCCGGGGAGGTGCTGTCGTGGCAAGATGTgccgggcatcgacgtcTTGGTGAACAACGCCTGCCTTATAGGCTCCGAATATAAACTTATCGACGGGTTCGAGGCGCATTTTGTCGTCAATTACCTCCACCCCTTTTTGTTTACCAATCTGCTACTCCCCAAAGTGATTGCGGTCAAGGGGCGGGTGGTTAATGTGGCGAGCGACTGCCACCGGTGGCACCACATCCGCTTTTCGGATCTCAATTTTGAT AACGGTAAAATCTACAACATGTGGCAAGCCTACGGCCAGTCCAAAACGGCAAACATGCTCTTCTCGCTGGCGCTGGCTCGCAGGCTGGGCGGCCGTGGCATCGTGACCAACAGCGTGCACCCAGGCATTATACAGACCAATGCAGCGTCACATTTGGATCCTGCCGAGATATTACGACTCATTG AGGAAGTTGAGCGACAATGCGGCCTCGCGAACCAAGCCTTTCTTTCATATAAAACGGTGGACGAGGGGACGGCCACGCACGTCTATGCCGCGTTCGAGCCCGGGTTGAAAG ACCACAACGGCGCCTACTTGCTCGACAGCCACGTCGCCGATCCCGTGGAGGACCCGGTTGCGCCTTGGGGGACGAGCGAGGCTGACGCGGAGAAGCTGTGGCGGCTGAGTGAGAAGCTACTAGGAGAGAAGTTTGAGTGGTGA